A genomic region of Cryptococcus gattii WM276 chromosome F, complete sequence contains the following coding sequences:
- a CDS encoding uncharacterized protein (Similar to SGTC gene model, INSD accession EAL20340.1) has product MAAAYPLDTPSRVLKRVQQMEDMELPSLPSFHHDDLDYDSTNATETSREYGQDTRSEHQFDQENEIDMATPHPLRQVAVPSTITTAESNSSSVRSFSSTSGSPFPPLIDGSREETPSPYEPTTALTSTPLSRPSRSQSRSLLDSTTSNTLTATQTIRHERTMSGTGSIASSTVTKRDRWQTPGEMSRSFSGDEIPPSDGLGSERSVPLNDTSEYNHSQEIPELPSLIALEETPTTRRLSSSNIQFERPRRRALSATPFEDIEEVQTESSASSTPQHLGAPAQIDEAQPVQQERIPSLSRSEVTGTDHSVTSTPEGPIRNVSMMTPRADAPGEYELTEEHNYNPESQSDGENPTLDYNQEYEYTSQHEGTFDPSDDYDTPSKPFSPAKQALTLSDNISTPGTIRAMPAVSSLRSATATPMALQDVTDIRQNIPFTPSPNSTPKNPDFETPRAPLDDAQRRKSHVLAVLNSAAPPSRTLRRSVRGTPHPLRRVSTAPASESIAEEKSDIQEHESTPATNGMLSRVNDASENESFVSVASSADLTTDGRASRYQRLSRGNISFPLLPVNPSTSSGSLKGFTDRSGPNVKIHKHLNEMNKQLLEANAELAREAEAWRDEVERLQDILHQAGIDPDDAGSQNGARSNRSGSQSHSHRLPTPPHHSPSRNPGSSDHSEIIAQLSMRSRQSDSPSKNAQDLLNGLSPEERAAVVQEMAERLEVLEEEMKTKEEVIAELQEKLEYAHQSQSPDVQSLHEQIEELARQLEETEQARVDLQSEFSKKTEEHAIKFTEICSGFESQVKTLEKDLASAREEADRLRAERTRLEGSAEKKGSSDREEELRKQAREMEVELEAIKGQAKEMHEEVGELKDQIQSLNKEKEEAIKKFEDAERRVEEHQKLHQDSERRVERAENDLEILGAELKQASSAQLAVEAKLAQYEKELEKLDQLHEEKEKQLDQQQNEIQELSHLVQQLEVAQEKAAESEWLKKELKRVQRELEDVHNLLEDREIQLGDLRVKLEVAEANKNLESSQRRSPSGTLTTPGQGDDGNAAQNSVVIALEDRLDEAYREIGRLKREINTTPHRKSAIEVRDARIQALEREKAALSDRLAQQRSPNGTPMSGGPGKSTMIDAGSPFKRPTPFVHKTIASLRAPKTPGSLYEPSWLQTTIQSANEPLFQAQMEYLQQELKEANEQLDQNFSRLEAAGLGAVQLAEKLAAAEERIGELEDEVRTLGQRNKASLALVGAQRQEQEQETESRLRKALDEVHRQMDQLKSDINVERARFQRDNGRLQDLVSEMRLKSNAEIESFRTEMERMAEGSEREVEQAREEVKRVERERDELHREIQISKSRVTQLERELDDERRAYDSLSRRNAQIACDSTTAAQLQAELSQKSEAIRLLESSLRDAESTSHHLREKLAKRDEEVRESEAQVHKYRREREIIAHELREFENDLQKHKIESEQFGQQLQALKREQASKSSRHAAELEALEREMKEVKERERRLRREVQDVQTKYEKVEKWRELHQCDASLSGLPDTLAEQKSRFKAQSRELATQIRYLKAKYTREATFRNALALQKRYLLLLVGGKSLNEQATIKAIAKMGFPIPEAPRPARTFKAVALAVLSTIRARNDAARWRTEVDLKTSATAARNERRRASGWA; this is encoded by the exons ATGGCAGCTGCATACCCTCTAGACACCCCGTCAAGGGTCCTCAAGCGAGTACAACAAATGGAGGACATGGAgcttccctctctccccAGTTTCCACCATGACGATTTAGATTACGACAGCACCAATGCCACAGAAACCTCTAGAGAGTATGGACAGGACACACGTTCGGAGCATCAGTTTGACCAAGAAAATGAAATT GATATGGCAACACCCCACCCCTTACGACAAGTTGCCGTGCCATCGACTATAACTACTGCCGAGAGTAATAGCTCTTCGGTCCGTTCCTTTTCAAGCACTTCTGGCTCCCCATTTCCTCCCCTTATAGATGGCTCTCGAGAGGAGACACCGTCTCCCTATGAGCCAACCACTGCCTTGACATCCACGCCTCTCTCTCGCCCCTCTCGTTCTCAATCACGTTCGCTTCTCGACAGTACCACAAGCAACACCTTGACAGCTACTCAGACTATTAGACATGAGAGAACAATGAGCGGGACAGGATCCATTGCTAGTAGTACGGTTACGAAAAGGGACCGGTGGCAGACGCCAGGTGAAATGAGTCGGAGTTTCTCTGGAGATGAAATTCCCCCATCGGATGGTTTGGGATCGGAGCGCTCTGTTCCGCTAAACGACACCTCCGAG TATAACCATTCGCAAGAAATTCCTGAACTTCCATCTCTCATTGCTCTTGAAGAAACACCTACAACTCGACGATTATCTAGCAGCAACATTCAATTCGAGCGCCCTAGAAGACGAGCACTGTCAGCGACTCCATTCGAGGATATTGAAGAAGTGCAGACGGAAAGTTCAGCATCCTCAACCCCTCAGCATCTCGGAGCGCCCGCTCAGATTGACGAAGCCCAACCTGTTCAACAAGAGCGCATTCCCAGTCTGTCTCGTAGTGAGGTTACAGGTACGGACCACAGCGTCACTAGTACTCCAGAAGGACCAATTCGCAATGTGTCCATGATGACTCCCAGGGCTGATGCGCCTGGAGAATATGAGCTCACTGAAGAGCATAATTACAATCCAGAGTCTCAAAGCGACGGAGAAAACCCCACTCTTGATTATAATCAAGAGTACGAGTATACATCTCAGCACGAGGGTACATTCGATCCCTCCGATGATTATGACACGCCTTCAAAGCCGTTTTCACCGGCCAAGCAGGCCTTGACCCTTTCTGATAACATCTCCACCCCTGGCACAATCAGAGCCATGCCCGCAGTAAGCAGCCTGCGTTCTGCTACAGCCACTCCAATGGCTTTACAAGATGTCACGGATATCCGGCAAAACATCCCTTTCACTCCTTCTCCTAACAGCACCCCAAAGAATCCTGACTTTGAGACTCCTCGCGCGCCACTTGACGATGCTCAGCGTCGCAAAAGCCACGTACTTGCAGTTCTCAACTCTGCCGCCCCTCCCTCTCGAACACTACGCCGGTCTGTCCGGGGAACACCCCATCCGCTTCGTAGGGTCTCCACTGCTCCTGCCTCAGAGTCAATTGCCGAGGAGAAGAGCGATATACAAGAGCATGAGTCCACTCCAGCCACCAACGGCATGTTGAGTCGAGTCAATGATGCTTCAGAGAATGAATCATTCGTTTCAGTGGCTTCATCCGCTGATCTAACCACGGATGGCCGAGCATCACGCTACCAGCGTCTTTCTCGAGGTAACATCTCattccctctccttcccgTAAACCCTTCCACGTCTTCTGGCTCCCTCAAGGGTTTCACTGACCGCAGCGGGCCTAACGTCAAGATCCACAAACACCTTAATGAGATGAACAAGCAGCTGCTAGAGGCAAATGCTGAACTTGCGCGAGAGGCTGAAGCTTGGAGAGACGAGGTTGAGCGTTTGCAGGATATTCTTCATCAAGCAGGCATTGACCCAGACGATGCTGGCAGTCAGAATGGGGCTCGGTCGAACCGATCCGGTTCCCAAAGCCATTCTCATCGGCTACCTACCCCTCCTCACCATTCCCCTTCTAGAAATCCTGGCTCAAGCGATCATTCTGAAATTATCGCTCAGCTCTCTATGCGCAGCAGACAAAGCGATTCGCCTTCCAAAAATGCTCAAGACTTGCTTAACGGCTTGAGTCCCGAAGAGAGAGCTGCTGTAGTCCAAGAAATGGCAGAAAGGCTCGAAGTcttggaagaggaaatgAAGACCAAAGAAGAGGTCATTGCGGAATTACAAGAAAAGCTAGAATATGCCCACCAATCTCAGTCTCCGGATGTCCAATCTTTGCATGAGCAAATTGAGGAACTCGCCCGCCAACTTGAAGAGACTGAGCAAGCTCGTGTTGATCTCCAGTCCGAATTCTCAAAGAAGACGGAGGAGCATGCCATCAAGTTTACAGAGATTTGCTCTGGTTTCGAATCTCAAGTCAAGACTTTGGAAAAAGACCTTGCTTCTGCTCGAGAAGAAGCAGATCGTTTGCGAGCGGAACGGACAAGACTTGAAGGCTCGGCTGAAAAGAAGGGGTCTAGTGATCgggaggaagagttgaGAAAGCAAGCTCGAGAGATGGAAGTCGAGCTGGAAGCGATCAAGGGACAAGCCAAGGAGATGCATGAAGAAGTAGGGGAGTTGAAGGACCAGATACAATCGCTGAacaaggagaaagaggaggcAATCAAGAAGTTTGAAGATGCGGAGCGACGCGTTGAAGAGCATCAGAAACTCCATCAAGACTCTGAACGCCGTGTCGAACGAGCTGAGAACGATCTCGAAATTCTGGGTGCTGAGCTCAAACAAGCGAGCAGTGCACAATTGGCTGTTGAAGCAAAGCTCGCTCAGTATGAAAAAGAACTTGAAAAGCTTGACCAACTTCacgaagaaaaagagaagcAGCTCGACCAACAGCAAAACGAGATCCAGGAACTTAGCCACCTTGTCCAACAGCTTGAGGTGGCGCAAGAAAAGGCCGCAGAGAGTGAGTGGCTCAAGAAAGAGCTCAAAAGGGTACAAAGGGAGTTGGAGGATGTGCACAACTTGTTGGAAGACAGAGAAATCCAGCTTGGCGATCTCCGAGTGAAGTTGGAGGTGGCAGAAGCAAACAAGAATCTAGAATCTTCTCAACGACGTTCACCATCTGGAACGTTGACGACACCTGGCCAAGGAGATGATGGTAATGCTGCTCAGAATTCCGTTGTCATTGCCCTCGAGGACCGACTGGATGAAGCCTACCGAGAAATTGGTCGACTGAAGCGAGAAATCAACACCACTCCGCACCGCAAGTCTGCGATCGAAGTCCGGGATGCAAGAATCCAGGCGTtggagagggagaaagCTGCGCTGAGTGACAGACTGGCACAGCAGAGAAGCCCCAACGGCACACCAATGTCAGGCGGCCCAGGAAAGAGTACCATGATTGACGCTGGATCTCCCTTCAAAAGGCCCACACCGTTCGTCCACAAGACCATTGCGTCTCTAAGAGCTCCAAAGACCCCCGGTTCCTTATATGAG CCTTCATGGCTTCAGACGACCATCCAGTCAGCTAATGAACCCCTCTTCCAAGCCCAAATGGAGTATCTTCAACAGGAGCTAAAAGAAGCAAATGAACAGCTGGACCAAAACTTTAGCAGACTTGAAGCCGCTGGTCTTGGGGCTGTACAGTTAGCAGAGAAGTTGGCTGCCGCAGAAGAGAGGATCGGCGAGTTGGAAGACGAAGTCAGGACTTTGGGCCAAAGGAATAAAGCCTCTCTGGCGCTTGTTGGCGCTCAGAGGCAAGAGCAAGA GCAAGAAACTGAAAGCAGGCTAAGGAAAGCTCTTGATGAAGTGCACCGCCAAATGGACCAACTCAAGTCTGACATCAATGTTGAACGTGCACGCTTCCAAAGGGACAATGGTCGCTTGCAAGATCTTGTCTCTGAGATGAGGTTGAAGAGCAATGCAGAGATTGAAAGCTTCAGGACTGAAATGGAAAGAATGGCTGAAGGGTCAGAGAGAGAGGTTGAACAAGCACGTGAAGAAGTTAAGAGAgtggaaagggaaagggatGAGTTGCACCGT GAAATTCAAATATCCAAGTCACGAGTGACTCAGCTTGAACGGGAGCTGGACGACGAAAGACGAGCCTATGATTCACTTTCAAGGCGCAACGCTCAAATTGCTTGCGATAGTACTACTGCTGCTCAACTACAAGCCGAGTTATCCCAGAAATCTGAAGCAATTCGCTTGCTCGAATCATCGCTTCGAGACGCAGAATCGACATCCCACCACCTTCGCGAGAAACTTGCTAAACGTGACGAGGAAGTGAGAGAATCTGAGGCTCAGGTGCACAAGTACCGTCGCGAGCGTGAAATAATTGCTCATGAGCTGAGGGAATTCGAAAACGACTTGCAAAAGCATAAGATCGAGAGCGAACAATTCGGTCAGCAATTACAAGCGCTGAAAAGGGAACAGGCCAGCAAATCTTCCAGACATGCTGCTGAGCTTGAAGCTTTGGAGAGAGAGATGAAAGAAGTGAAGGAGCGAGAGAGAAGGTTAAGGCGTGAGGTTCAGGACGTGCAGACAAAATATGAAAAGGTTGAGAAGTGGAGGGAATTGCACCAGTGTGATGC TAGTCTCAGCGGGTTACCTGACACCTTGGCTGAGCAAAAGTCCCGGTTCAAAGCCCAGTCAAGAGAACTTGCTACGCAGATCAGATATCTCAAAGCCAAGTACACCCGCGAGGCCACCTTCCGAAATGCACTGGCATTGCAGAAGAGATATTTATTGTTGTTGGTTGGTGGGAAGAGTCTGAA CGAACAAGCTACTATCAAGGCTATTGCCAAGATGGGTTTCCCTATTCCCGAAGCGCCGAGGCCTGCGAGGACTTTCAAGGCAGTAGCACTTGCTGTTTTGAGTACTATTCGAGCTAG GAATGACGCAGCCCGGTGGCGTACAGAAGTAGACTTGAAAACCTCAGCGACCGCTGCACGGAACGAGAGGCGGAGAGCTTCAGGCTGGGCATAA
- a CDS encoding Mitochondrial integral membrane protein, putative; Fzo1p (Similar to TIGR gene model, INSD accession AAW44315.1; involved in mitochondrial fusion and maintenance of the mitochondrial genome), which produces MQPFYPHTPQTTRHLYAPSTPDSPSFEKESHFSSFSSEEHARQKREAADGVVRDYEEKRDRLAKAIESSVYLLADLKNFNGQQWTVRYPHLRSSESVQSGSSSPRPGMSRRTLTFADEPSQLTEVVLSSTPTARHSLKRSLSVAPAPAPSPSPSDDSATLVAEPASIDQSEDDFSILRLDLNMGATRHAKHLISHLEKSSISALLDNRITASLDHLTNLQKRIYDAHSRVLVTGDLNAGKSTLINTLLRREEVMPTDQQPLTTRFVEVVSAKENENKEEIHVLDKSDQYNPLDKSTYSVLDISKLEELVTDPDSDASSPPLRVFLREADTDVANPSILHNGVVDISLIDAPGLNRDSIKTTANFARQEEIDVVVFVVSAANHFTLSAKEFIWQAGHEKAHLFIVVNRFDQIKDKARCRRLVLEQIKQLSPKTYEDADSLVHFVDSAKAAMGYAEGEGDELDDAFSHLEHSLRSFVLVNRSKSKLGPAQNYVTHLLADVELLAAANSLVASKERDIARDELARVRPVLEKMKKGREGLEDGLVHEEEDVTEQVAERTKKGMTTALERVGRGELAAPAPGLHLPSYPGLLGVWDYAAEVKRVILASLDFAVSLAEDDARKLTAEGVDKVIELGDAHLPEDVERSNRRFNPQAMFTSRTRARRQSGISSVGLGLAAQSHLKEVNVADIFDLQHHIFIARSALPSSSSSSSHSSLDLIPVSAESFGAASLAFGAFSMVSGKTVGLRAAIEGLAHFSDFVSKPSTRRWIGPVLGIVTAGAIAYVIYDLPNSIPRNVGRHIQSTLLSSSGNPSSDDTAVAFPDAQAARISKEVRKVMRLAAWDLRERFRAAIDARGELVRGSEEQEKKANEALKWFEEVEKRVDGIREEVGIKV; this is translated from the exons ATGCAGCCATTCTACCCGCACACTCCGCAAACTACTCGTCACCTCTACGCTCCGTCTACCCCTGACTCTCCTTCCTTCGAAAAGGAATCCCATTTCAGCTCTTTCAGCTCAGAAGAACATGCTAGGCAGAAGAGAGAGGCCGCAGATGGAGTTGTGCGCGATTAcgaggaaaagagagatCG ATTGGCAAAGGCCATCGAGTCTTCCGTATATCTTTTGGCAGACCTCAAGAACTTCAACGGGCAGCAATGGACTGTGAGATATCCCCATCTCAGATCATCAGAATCCGTGCAATCTGGGTCTT CCTCGCCACGACCTGGTATGAGCCGACGCACTTTGACATTTGCGGACGAGCCTAGTCAGCTTACAGAAGTCGTCCTCTCATCAACTCCTACTGCTCGCCACTCTTTGAAGCGCTCGCTTTCTGTTGCGCCTGCGCCTGCGCCTTCGCCATCACCTTCTGACGACTCTGCCACTCTTGTCGCCGAGCCTGCATCCATTGACCAGTCTGAAGATGATTTCTCCATTCTTCGTTTGGACCTCAATATGGGTGCTACTCGACACGCCAAGCATCTCATCTCTCACCTTGAAAAGTCATCCATTTCTGCCCTCCTCGACAACCGTATTACCGCGTCCCTTGACCATCTCACCAATCTCCAAAAGCGAATCTACGACGCCCATTCCCGCGTCCTTGTTACTGGTGACCTCAATGCGGGCAAGTCAACTTTGATTAACACCCTTTTGAGGCGGGAGGAAGTCATGCCCACCGACCAGCAGCCTCTCACGACAAGGTTTGTAGAGGTAGTCAGTGCCAAAGAGAATGAGAACAAGGAGGAAATTCATGTGTTGGACAAATCTGACCAGTACAACCCCCTCGACAAGTCCACATACTCTGTGTTGGACATTTCAAAGCTTGAAGAGCTAGTGACCGATCCTGACTCTGACGCATCGAGTCCTCCCCTCCGGGTGTTCCTTCGCGAGGCCGATACCGATGTTGCCAACCCCTCCATCTTGCACAATGGTGTAGTTGACATCTCCCTTATCGATGCTCCCGGTCTTAACCGAGATTCTATCAAAACCACTGCCAACTTTGCTCGTCAGGAAGAAATTGACGTTGTTGTCTTTGTTGTCTCTGCTGCCAACCACTTTACTCTCTCTGCCAAGGAGTTCATCTGGCAAGCTGGTCACGAAAAGGCCCATCTCTTTATTGTTGTCAACCGCTTCGACCAGATCAAAGACAAGGCAAGGTGTCGTCGACTCGTGCTTGAACAGATCAAGCAACTCAGCCCCAAAACATACGAAGATGCCGACTCTTTGGTTCACTTTGTCGACTCTGCCAAGGCTGCCATGGGCTACGCCGAAGGTGAAGGTGATGAGCTCGATGATGCGTTCTCACACCTCGAACACTCGTTGCGCTCTTTCGTTCTCGTCAACAGGTCCAAGTCCAAGCTTGGCCCGGCTCAAAACTATGTAACCCATCTTCTCGCAGACGTTGAGCTTCTCGCCGCTGCCAACTCCCTTGTCGCCTCCAAGGAGCGAGACATTGCCCGTGACGAGCTTGCGCGCGTCAGGCCTGtcttggagaagatgaagaaggggcGTGAGGGTTTAGAGGATGGTTTGGTGcacgaagaggaggatgtcACGGAGCAAGTCGCTGAAAGAACAAAGAAGGGGATGACCACTGCTCTCGAGCGAGTCGGCCGGGGAGAGTTGGCTGCCCCCGCCCCTGGCTTGCACCTACCCTCTTACCCTGGGTTACTGGGTGTCTGGGATTATGCGGCCGAAGTGAAGAGAGTTATCCTCGCCTCTCTTGACTTCGCGGTCAGTTTGGCCGAGGACGACGCGAGAAAGCTCACAGCCGAGGGTGTGGACAAGGTCATTGAGCTTGGCGATGCTCACCTCCCTGAAGATGTCGAACGCTCTAACCGTCGATTCAATCCTCAAGCCATGTTCACTTCTCGAACTCGTGCTCGTCGTCAGTCTGGCATTTCATCAGTTGGCTTGGGTCTTGCTGCCCAGTCACACCTCAAAGAGGTCAACGTGGCCGATATCTTTGATCTTCAACACCACATATTCATCGCCCGATCTgctcttccctcctcttcctcttcatcatctcaCTCATCCCTTGATCTCATCCCTGTTTCAGCAGAAAGCTTCGGTGCTGCTTCCCTCGCCTTCGGCGCTTTCTCAATGGTTAGCGGCAAAACTGTCGGTCTTCGTGCTGCCATTGAAGGTCTCGCACACTTCTCTGACTTTGTTTCCAAACCCTCTACTCGTCGATGGATCGGTCCTGTTCTGGGTATCGTCACCGCTGGTGCCATTGCCTATGTCATCTATGATCTTCCCAACTCTATCCCTCGCAACGTTGGTCGTCACATCCAATCAACCCTCCTCTCATCATCGGGTAACCCCTCTTCAGATGATACGGCTGTTGCCTTCCCTGATGCTCAGGCGGCTCGGATCAGCAAGGAAGTGCGCAAGGTCATGCGTCTTGCTGCATGGGATCTTCGCGAGCGTTTCCGAGCTGCGATAGATGCCAGAGGCGAACTCGTCAGGGGAAGTGAAGAGCAAGAGAAAAAGGCGAACGAGGCGTTGAAGTGGTTCGAGGAAGTTGAGAAGAGGGTCGATGGAATCAGAGAAGAGGTTGGGATTAAGGTGTAA
- a CDS encoding GTP-binding protein, putative (Similar to TIGR gene model, INSD accession AAW44299.1), with protein sequence MGILEKIDDIEKEMARTQKNKATEYHLGLLKAKLAKYRAQLLEPEKKSAKGEGFDVLKSGDARVCMIGFPSVGKSTLLSKTTKTESAVGAYEFTTLTAIPGVLEYEGARIQLLDLPGIVQDAAKGRGRGRQVVSVAKTADLILLLIDATKSAEQKRLLEIELEAVGIRLNTRPPDVVFKQKQAGGITLNCTVKLTKTDERTIRSILQTYKIHNCDVMIREDITTDEFIDVLLGTRKYIPSLTVINKIDGVSMETLDKMAREGDGRTIMISCEIDLGIDWLLEAIWKELGLVKVYTKRRGEQPDLNDPICLRQGATIETVCHGIHRSLASHFKYALVWGKSSKFNPQPQKVGLNHLVQDEDVVSIFTK encoded by the exons ATGGGAATCCTCGAAAAGATTGATGACATAGAGA AGGAGATGGCTCGGA CGCAGAAGAA TAAAGCGACCGAGTATCATTTGGGTTTACTGAAG GCGAAAC TCGCCAAGTACAGAGCCCAACTTCTCGAACcagaaaaaaaatcagCCAAAGGAGAGGGTTTTGACGTCTTAAAATCCGGAG ATGCGCGCGTGTGTATGATTGGTTTCCCATCTGTCGGAAAATCCACTTTGTTATCAAAGACTACTAAAACCGAATCCGCCGTCGGAGCCTATGAATTCACAACACTTACT GCAATTCCTGGTGTGCTCGAATATGAAGGTGCCAGAATACAACTGCTTGATTTGCCTGGTATTGTGCAAGATGCGGCCAAAGGCCGAGGTAGGGGTCGACAAGTCGTCTCAGTCGCAAAGACCGCCGatctcatccttcttctga TTGATGCCACAAAATCTGCTGAGCAAAAGCGTCTTCTGGAGATTGAATTAGAAGCGGTTGGCATTCGATTGAATACTCGACCTCCCGATGTTGTTTTCAAACAAAAGCAAGCAGGCGGTATCACT CTGAATTGTACTGTCAAACTCACTAAGACTGACGAGCGAACCATCCGTTCAATCCTTCAGACTTATAAAA TCCACAACTGTGACGTTATGATCCGTGAAGACATCACTACGGACGAATTCATCGATGTCCTTCTCGGTACCCGAAAGTACATTCCGTCTCTCACTGTTATCAACAAAATTGACGGAGTTTCCATGGAAACACTTGACAAGATGGCCAGGGAAGGCGATGGAAGAACGATCATGATCAGCTGTGAGATTGATTTAGGTATTGATTGGTTATTGGAGGCTATTTGGAAG GAGCTTGGTCTCGTAAA AGTGTACACCAAGAGGCGAGGAGAGCAGCCAGATCTCAATGATCCCATCTGTCTTCGCCAGGGTGCTACTATTGAAACCGTCTGTCACGGTATTCACAGATCTCTTGCATCTCATTTCAA GTATGCTTTGGTTTGGGGAAAGTCAAGCAAGTTCAACCCGCAGCCACAGAAGGTAGGCCTCAATCACTTAGTGCAGGATGAGGATGT TGTGAGCATCTTTACAAAGTAG
- a CDS encoding Hypothetical Protein (Similar to TIGR gene model, INSD accession AAW44318.1) encodes MPAFHPSIDHIKSVYLSPRAKDGYVHLNFFATFDGQDLSSGLTPEQGHWEIWTDIPFLDSQGNSPAHSGEWRSQQFKPFNPFTDEANGHAASTGRSSGLTLKPITLPEPAQLSTTLHLALVIPAEPNRSYSYTFRYVYPDGQINWQSGVGGNGIVNLKEADTSPEQMKIRSGPKWPPLHDVHQDSHSWEWRGIGVTLEQSGEHAVKPQIQPLPSQTTVEQTFALLHGPPTPHLSSFSHLSPTRLPKPTKAPASYLAIIGHPNSPLVQMGLQSLASLNGVPASYALGVDSPPSEVLREAVKASEADQSHLIVTDVKEKDSLSKDVGALIYVSGKDEPEKSYLIVDAVHSYHPRDITVVIPETFASRTPLAVISDSSPAPPLYIPESTDTSQPREIPIHIQPGAAAEVLRMVQFIQLCSSETDNPSVWICAPDAIEYEFGEEEIETEPRKPVENDAYFSLPKDASAPVVVPPADGSVHTPQTELAKPDNISSAASNSSKPDDGRWWIFKAISRFFSTIWNFIMSPFRSKPRSFIKGTGDDVKSANSERTALLDPDLSRPTYDTLSTSQTTSSLSDSITPLPHSVTIKSYICFTFDHPAPFQFLLPPASNALLGNLTFTSKQKAGDSCIGLNLRITDTGTSGRVVRAEAHVNEDVKTAGVGSSRWLVKIRQSI; translated from the exons ATGCCCGCATTCCACCCAAGTATAGACCATATAAAATCTGTATATCTGTCTCCTCGGGCCAAAGACGGATATGTTCACCTCAACTTCTTTGCCACGTTCGACGGCCAAGACCTGTCTTCAGGCTTAACACCTGAACAGGGTCACTGGGAAATATGGACAGACATTCCCTTTCTTGATAGTCAAGGCAATTCGCCTGCACATTCAGGGGAATGGCGCTCGCAGCAATTCAAACCATTTAATCCGTTTACCGATGAGGCCAATGGGCATGCTGCTTCCACTGGCAGGAGTTCGGGCTTGACACTCAAACCCATAACTCTTCCAGAGCCAGCACAATTGTCAACTACGCTCCATCTGGCCCTGGTTATTCCAGCCGAGCCTAACAGATCTTACTCTTACACGTTTCGCTATGTCTATCCTGATGGGCAGATCAACTGGCAAAGTGGAGTGGGGGGTAACGGGATTGTCAACCTCAAGGAAGCAGATACTTCGCCTGAGCAGATGAAAATTAGGTCCGGACCAAAATGGCCTCCGCTGCATGATGTGCATCAAGACAGCCACTCTTGGGAATGGAGAGGTATTGGGGTGACATTAGAGCAATCAGGCGAACA TGCGGTGAAACCGCAAATacaacctcttccttcccagACGACAGTTGAGCAAACCTTTGCTCTCCTCCATGGACCTCCAACCCCTCATCTATCTTCTTTCTCACACCTTTCCCCCACACGGTTACCTAAACCTACTAAAGCGCCCGCGAGCTACTTGGCTATTATTGGTCATCCCAACAGCCCTCTTGTTCAGATGGGTCTACAGTCACTGGCCAGCCTCAACGGAGTGCCAGCCAGCTATGCGCTAGGAGTTGACTCCCCTCCTTCCGAGGTGTTACGAGAAGCTGTCAAGGCTTCAGAAGCAGATCAAAGCCATCTCATTGTCACCGATGTCAAAGAAAAGGACAGCTTGAGTAAAGACGTGGGCGCTCTAATATATGTTTCGGGGAAAGATGAGCCCGAAAAGTCTTACCTTATCGTTGATGCTGTACATTCATATCATCCCCGCGACATCACAGTCGTAATTCCTGAGACTTTTGCCAGTAGAACCCCTCTCGCGGTCATTTCAGACTCCAGCCCTGCCCCTCCCCTCTACATCCCTGAATCTACCGATACATCACAGCCACGAGAAATTCCAATTCACATTCAACCAGGTGCTGCCGCTGAAGTCCTTCGCATGGTACAGTTCATCCAACTGTGCTCGTCGGAAACCGACAATCCCTCCGTATGGATTTGCGCCCCGGATGCCATCGAATATGAATttggggaagaggaaattGAGACAGAGCCTAGAAAGCCTGTGGAGAATGACGCGTACTTTAGCTTGCCAAAGGATGCTTCAGCACCTGTCGTCGTACCGCCAGCCGACGGAAGTGTCCATACTCCCCAAACCGAGTTAGCTAAGCCGGACAACATATCATCTGCGGCCAGTAACAGCTCAAAGCCCGATGACGGACGGTGGTGGATCTTTAAGGCCATTTCCAGATTTTTCAGTACCATTTGGAATTTTATAATGTCTCCGTTCCGATCAAAGCCAAGATCGTTCATCAAAGGCACAGGGGATGATGTTAAATCGGCGAACAGTGAAAGAACTGCTTTGCTTGAT CCTGACCTCTCCCGTCCCACGTATGATACATTATCTACCTCTCAGACGACATCATCCCTCTCTGATTCTATTACCCCTTTGCCCCATTCTGTGACTATCAAGTCTTACATTTGCTTCACCTTTGATCACCCGGCCCCATTTCAATTCCTTTTGCCTCCTGCGTCGAATGCTTTACTGGGTAATCTCACTTTTACTTCAAAGCAAAAGGCAGGCGATAGTTGTATTGGACTGAACTTGAGGATTACGGATACTGGTACGAGTGGAAGGGTTGTGAGGGCCGAGGCTCATGTGAATGAGGATGTGAAGACTGCTGGTGTCGGGAGTAGTAGGTGGCTGGTGAAGATTCGACAGTCAATTTGA